The following are from one region of the Etheostoma spectabile isolate EspeVRDwgs_2016 chromosome 2, UIUC_Espe_1.0, whole genome shotgun sequence genome:
- the mb gene encoding myoglobin has product MADFDMVLKYWGPVEADYTGNGGLVLTRLFTEHPDTLKLFPKFAGIAQSDLAGNAAISAHGATVLKKLGELLRAKGNHAAILKPLANSHATKHKIPINNFKLISEVVVKVMVEKAGLDPAGQKALRNVMAVVIADIDADYKELGFTG; this is encoded by the exons ATGGCTGACTTTGACATGGTGCTCAAGTATTGGGGTCCAGTCGAGGCAGACTACACTGGCAATGGTGGCCTGGTTTTGACCCG TTTATTCACCGAGCACCCAGACACTCTGAAGCTGTTCCCCAAGTTTGCCGGCATTGCCCAGAGTGACCTGGCTGGTAATGCAGCTATTTCTGCCCACGGTGCCACAGTGCTGAAGAAACTGGGTGAGCTGTTGAGGGCCAAAGGCAACCACGCTGCCATCCTCAAACCTCTAGCCAACAGCCACGCCACCAAGCACAAGATCCCCATTAATAACTTCAAG CTGATTTCAGAGGTTGTTGTTAAGGTCATGGTGGAGAAGGCAGGACTCGATCCCGCTGGGCAGAAAGCTCTGAGGAATGTGATGGCTGTTGTTATCGCTGACATTGATGCCGATTACAAAGAACTGGGCTTCACCGGCTGA
- the pane1 gene encoding centromere protein M, producing MSLLKPFSKLPGLCTANILLVESEEQFQQSLADALMEETAVTVNVRLAKNLPLPMKNEESRPRIDLVVFIINLTSELSFQSAEASLKYLDPGYFLGKVCFIVTNARNASVPTERLDAVRKLAASLHCPLLFAEDQTPDGVTNATERLLTILKVAAGLVPMTTALYLSNLTRCTVPPDIDQPSFD from the exons ATGTCGCTACTTAAGCCGTTTAGTAAGCTGCCTGGTTTGTGCACAGCAAACATATTG CTGGTGGAGAGTGAGGAGCAGTTTCAGCAGAGTTTAGCAGATGCTCTGATGGAGGAGACCGCTGTcactgtgaatgt GAGACTAGCTAAGAATCTGCCTCTGCCCATGAAGAATGAGGAGAGCCGTCCGAGGATAGACCTGGTGGTGTTTATCATCAACCTGACCTCAGAGCTCAG tTTCCAGTCAGCAGAAGCTTCCCTGAAATATTTGGACCCTGGATATTTCCTTGGAAAAGTCTGCTTCATAGTCACTAATG CTCGTAACGCTTCGGTCCCCACAGAGCGCCTGGACGCTGTCAGAAAGCTGGCGGCATCACTGCACTGCCCCTTGCTATTTGCAGAAGATCAG ACACCAGATGGTGTGACCAATGCTACAGAGAGGCTGCTGACCATCCTGAAGGTGGCGGCCGGCCTTGTTCCCATGACTACCGCTCTCTACCTGTCCAACCTGACTCGCTGCACTGTGCCCCCAGACATCGACCAGCCGAGCTTTGATTAG